In Truepera sp., the sequence AAATTGGACGGCGGGGCCGTGGTTAGGGGTCACATAAGATATTCCCAGGGGACCCAGCCGGCGTTCCAGCGGTGCAAGCGTTCCCCACTAGCCGGAAACGTCAGGGGATGCGGAAGGTGTGGATTGTATCTGGGTTGCTCACCTGTACCCAGCTTTGCCCGCCTACCTTGAGATTGTCCGGAAAGACGATGACGTTCGTGGTTTCGTGGGGAGGCACGGCCGTGGGCGCGAACAACGCCTGTACGCCGGCTTCGTAAGCAAGTCTTGCGATCCTCTGGGTGGGACGGGGGTTCTCTGGCGTTCCACGGAGCCACGCCGCGAACAGGTGTTCGCGTTTCACGCCGAGCAGAGCGAGCGTAGTCGGGTCGCGTAGATCGAGGACGCGCTCGAGGTGGTATTCGAGAGCGAAGAGGACCATTGGCGGCGCGGGCTTGAATGCCACTTCCTGTTTGCTTTTTACGAGGAATTCTGTTTCTTTCAGGGCCGCTATTGGATTCTCGCTCGTGTAAAGGGCCCGGAATCTACCCTGCACGTGGTATCGGCCGGGCGCCTTGAGGGCGCCGATGCCGCTGATGGGGTCGTTTGCATGTTTGAGTTTCACGAAGGGGTAGGAAAAGCCTCTGGCGGCTGTAATTGGGAGGTGGCCTTGGGGCCCAGACGGCTGGGGCACTCAGGCGGGCGCTCCGCTGAGCATGTGGTCGACGAGTTCTTGCACGATGTCGATCTCGCCATTGCGCATGAGGTCTATGGGGCTGTCGCCATCGAGGGCGGGGTGGGGGGCCTTGAGCCAGATTCGGACGCTGCGGTCATCCCCGCCGGTGAGCTGCTTGAGGGCACTGATGATGTAGACGACTTTCCCGAGAGCGGGTTGGAGGGAGGCGGCGGCGGGGTCTTGCCGGATGCGCCGGTCGCTCTTACCCGTGATGGAGGCTACGTCCCCGGTCTTGACGTGAAGATAGTCGCGCACGCGCGTGGCGTCTATGTGCCCGAGGTCGTTATAGAAACCAGGGTCAGTGTGAGAGAGAATTCCAGGCATGTTTACCGCCTCCTTTCCTACTGCAATCTTACCACTTTTCCAGTCATGTTGAAGGCACAACTTTGCCGCACACCTTCCTGCTGGGAGGGATGGACACTGCCTTCTTGACGCTTCCTCTTGATTCACCTGAACCACCTTTAGACGGGCTCCAGCCCACTCAAGTGCACCGTGCTAGAACAGCACTTCTGCCAGTACGGATGGCCCTGGGCAACCCCACCAGCCACGACCGACAATGAGTTGACGCTAGGCGTGGGTCATCCGCCAGGCGCATTACGGAAAGCGAGGAAACAATGGCACGCTTCGATAAGACGATCGCATTGGTCACCGGTGGCGCCCGCGGCATGGGCGCAGAGCACGTGCGTGGCTTGGTGGCTGAAGGAGCACGCGTAGTAATTGGTGACGTCCTGGAAGAAGAGGGCAAGGCGCTCGCGGCCGGCTTGGGTAGCAACGCGGTGTTCGTCAAGCTCGACGTTACGAAAGAGCAGGACTGGGAGGCGGCGATCGCCGCGGCCGAGAAGCTCGGTGGGCCCCTGACCCTGCTCGTAAACAACGCAGGCGTGCTCGCTATGGCGCCCCTCGCCGACATGCCTACGGCAGATTTCAAGCGCGTCATCGACATCAACTTGCTTGGCACCTTCTTAGGCATCCGGTACGCCGTGCCCCCCATGCGCAAGGCCGGGGGAGGCGTCATCATCAACATCTCCTCCACGGGCGGCATGGTGGGCTACGCGGGCCTCGGGGCCTACGTTGCCAGCAAGTGGGCCGTCCGCGGGCTGACGAAGACCGCGGCGCTGGAACTGGGCCACGACAACATCCGCGTGATGTCCGTTCATCCCGGAGGGATCCGTACTCCGATGACCGAAGGCATGAGCGACGAGATGGCCGCCGGCCAGGCCATCCCTCGCTTCGGAGAGATCGAGGAAGTCACGAAGATGGTGTTGTTCCTCGCCAGCGAAGCGACTTTCAGCACCGGCTCCGAGTTCGTCATCGATGGTGGTGTGCTACTGGGCTCCGTCGCCCCCATCGAGGCAGCAGCGAACTAGGTCGGCGCCCGGCACCCCGAAGCACACCGACCCCTTTCCGGGACCGTGATGGCCGTGACGGTCAGCACGGTCCCGATATCATGTCCGCGTGGATGAGAACTTCGTCCCTGAGCCGACTGAGCGCTCGGCCCAAGGGAACGCGCGCACCTTCGACCCTTACCCGCCGGAACTG encodes:
- a CDS encoding RES family NAD+ phosphorylase, with translation MKLKHANDPISGIGALKAPGRYHVQGRFRALYTSENPIAALKETEFLVKSKQEVAFKPAPPMVLFALEYHLERVLDLRDPTTLALLGVKREHLFAAWLRGTPENPRPTQRIARLAYEAGVQALFAPTAVPPHETTNVIVFPDNLKVGGQSWVQVSNPDTIHTFRIP
- a CDS encoding antitoxin Xre/MbcA/ParS toxin-binding domain-containing protein codes for the protein MPGILSHTDPGFYNDLGHIDATRVRDYLHVKTGDVASITGKSDRRIRQDPAAASLQPALGKVVYIISALKQLTGGDDRSVRIWLKAPHPALDGDSPIDLMRNGEIDIVQELVDHMLSGAPA
- a CDS encoding SDR family oxidoreductase — translated: MARFDKTIALVTGGARGMGAEHVRGLVAEGARVVIGDVLEEEGKALAAGLGSNAVFVKLDVTKEQDWEAAIAAAEKLGGPLTLLVNNAGVLAMAPLADMPTADFKRVIDINLLGTFLGIRYAVPPMRKAGGGVIINISSTGGMVGYAGLGAYVASKWAVRGLTKTAALELGHDNIRVMSVHPGGIRTPMTEGMSDEMAAGQAIPRFGEIEEVTKMVLFLASEATFSTGSEFVIDGGVLLGSVAPIEAAAN